The nucleotide sequence ATCAATCTCAAGATTATTACAAATTCGTTTACAAAGGTAAAGTCCAATTCCACTAGCCTTTTTATAAATCCTTCCGTTATATCCCGTATATCCCTTCTCAAAAATACGAGATAAATCTTCTGGTGCTATACCAATTCCTGTATCCTCAATACAAAGTATTGCACCTTTAATATAAATTTTAATACTACCCTTACGAGTATACTTCAAAGCATTAGACAAAAGCTGATCGATTACAAAAGAAAACCATTTCTCATCTGTTACAATTATTCTTTCTATAGCGTCATATTCAATCCTAATCTTACGATCAATAAACTCAGAAGCAAATCTTGCAATTGAATGCTTTATAATATCCCCAACATTATGTTTCCTAAAAACATAATCATTATAATCTGACTCAAGTTTCATAAATGCTAAAACCATTTCAACATACTGACTTATTTGTGATAAATCCGAAGATAATTTCCTAGAAATTAAAGTATCTTCATTTTGTAAAGTAAGCTGCATTGAAGTAATAGGTATCTTGATTTGATGTACCCATAAAGTATAATATTCCATAAGATTTTTGTAACGTTCAGATGTAGATGCATTTAATTGTGAGACTTCACTCTTCAAGGATTCTATAACTTCTTGGTAATCACTATCTTCAATGCATTCAATAGATGGCATATAAGAGATCATATCAGCTGTTAATTTTTTCATTATTATAATCTGATTATGTTTACGCATTTTATTTAAAAATCCTATGCAAATAAATACGACACCAAAAATCAAACATATTAATGACGGATATATGACAGCTTTAAGTGGTAAACGATATAAAATAAAACTAACAATGAAAAATAAACAAAATAAGGTCCACACAAGAATTCCTTTTCTATGTTGTTTTATATATAACAAAAATAATTTCATTGAAACCTCTCTCATTTTAGTAATTCTCTAAATTTCACTCAACAATATATCCAACACCAACCCTAGTGGTAATAAAATTTTCAAGTCCTGAAGAATCTAATTTCTTTCGTAATCTATTAACATTAACTGTCAGTGTATTTTCATCAATAAAAGATTCTGTTTTCCATAATCTTTCCATAATTTTTTCTCTACTTACAACCTTACCCTTATTCTCCATAAGACATAAAAGAATTCTATATTCATTTTTTGTAAGAGCTATCTTATTATTATTAAACGTAAGCGTATCATCCTCCATATTCAAAAATGCACCTCTGTGCTCCAACACCGAAACACTCTGTATAAAATCATAGGCTCTACGTAACATAGCCTGTACCTTTGCCACCAACACATTCATATCAAAAGGTTTAGCTATAAAATCATCTGCCCCCATATTCATTGCCATTACAATATTCATGTTATCAGACGCAGAGGATATAAATATAATCGGAATATTTGAAATTTTTCGAATTTCCCTACACCAATGATATCCATCGAAAAATGGAAGAGAAATATCAAGCAAAACAATATGTGGATTATAAGATTTAAAATCAGTAAGAACCATCCTAAAATCCTCTATAACATATAAATCCAAATCCCACATCTTCATTTTCTCTTTAATTGCCTCAGCAATTCTAAAATCATCTTCAACAATTAACAATCTATACATTTTACATACCATTCCCCACCAAAAATTTTCACATAAAATGATATTAACTTTAAAAATAAAAACACCGTAACTGAAAATCAATTACGGCATTTTTTGGCGCACCTAGCAGGGTTCGAACCTGCGACCTTTGGATTCGAAGTCCAACACTCTATCCAGCTGAGCTATAGATGCAAAGTATAAGTAATTATACTAAAAATATCTTACCAAATTCAATACATTACAATCATAAAAAATTTAATTTTATATTTCCTCAAAATCTATAAGTGGTATTATGTTAATTAAAGGCTCATCATATGGATGAATATTTTTTATTTTCTCAATCACCATTTTTAAATCTTCTTTATTACAAATGGCTTCAACTTTATTTTCGAGGACCTCACAAAGTTTATTTTCAAATCCTAAATATGGATTTGATCCTTCAAGAGGTCTAAACACCCCTTTAACCTCAGATACACAAACACAATTATCATAATTTCCAACCTTACCGACTCCTGTAGAATTTAAAAGTTCACGTATCTTATCTGTAAAATTGTATGGTATATATACCTCAATTTTAAATCTTTTAAACTGCATAAAAACTCCTTAACACCTTCAAAAGAAAACCATTATAAAACTGTTTTCTTAAATTTGTATTTATTTTACCGGATATTGTTGAGCATTGACCACATTTCGTCTGCTGTGTTTATCCCCTTCGTTGCCATTTGGTATGCTCTTTGTGCAAGAATCATCTCGGTCATCTCTTGTGCAACATCAACATTTGACATTTCAAGATGTCCCTGATAAAAATCTGATTGCACTTGAAACATTATAACATTTTCTCCAGAAGGAACAAAGCTATTCTCTCCCTTAGATATCAAATCTCCATTACCAACCGCATCATAAAGATTTATCTTACAAATCCATTTACCATCAGATGTTGAAACCAATCCATTCTTATCTACAATCATATTTTTTGCTGAAAGTCCTGTGTTCATCGAATCTACTCCGTCAAAATAAGAAACCTCAACCAAATTTCCATTTTTATCAGTAATCCTTCCAAATGTATCAACATTCATAGCTCCACTTCTAGTATAAGACACTTGTCCATTGCCATCAGTTATTTTAAAAAATCCATTACCATCTATAGCAATATCTGTATTAATTCCAGTTGGCTGAAGTGATCCTTGAGATTTATTTCTTCCAATACCTGTTAATTTAACTCCGTTTCCAATCGATGAATTTAATTCTGTTACTGGTACTCCCTTTATATTTAAATCTTTGTGAAACAAGCTCGAAAATGAACTATCAATTTTTTTATAACCGTGAGTATTTATATTTACCATATTATTAGAAATTATATCTAGCTTCTGTTGCTGTGCTATCATTCCACTTTTACTATTGTTAAGGATATAAAACATATTTTACACCTCCTACTTAAATAATTTTAAATTAAACTTTCCCAATATCATTTGCAGAAATACGTAAACTTTCATCCAAATATCCAAGTATCTTCATAGTACTTTCAAAACTTCTAAGAGTATTTGTTAAATTTACCATTTCAATCGCTGGATCAACTTCAGAAACTTCAATATTATTATTACGAACCTTCGAAGTTAATATCTCCGTTACTCCATCTCCTTTATATAAATTGTTCCCAACTTTTTCTATAGTTTGCTTATCTTGAAAATCTGAAATCCTAATTCTATAATAAGCTTGATTATCTACAATTAAATTGTTATATCCATCCACAGAAATATTCGTTGCAAGTCCAACATTAATTGGTTCATAATTTCCATTTCTTAAATTCACTCCCATAACCGAAGCTCCTGTTGAAGTTTTTAAATTCCCAATTTCATCAAGAACAAAAGATCCATCTCTGGTATAATACTCTTGACCTCCTTGAATAACTGTAAAAAATCCATCTCCAATAAGAGCAAAATCTGTAAATTTATCCGTTTGTTTTAAACTTCCTTGATCAAATTTCGTTCTAGTAGAATCTATCTTTGATCCAATAGACATTCCTCCCAAATTTTTAAAACTGCTAAATCCATTATCTTTGTTAGCCATCATAACTTTATCAAACTGAGAAATAATTAAATCATCAGGCTTAAATCCAGGTGTACTTATATTGGTTAGATTATTTGTTATGACAGCTTGCTTAGCTTCAAGACTTACAAGTCCAGAAATAGCTGTATACATTCCTCTAATCATAGTCTTACCTCATTAACTATCATTATTTTGTTTTTGGATGTTATCCAAAGATGCCTTAATTTCCTCAATCTCTTTTTGAATTTCAAAAATTGTTTCTCCTATTTCATGTCTAAATGAAATTAAATCAGACTTTGTGACATTATCTCCAAAATCTGATTTATTTATTAATTCTGCAAATTTGCCTTTATTTTTTTGATTATTCATAATCTTTTCTATAACAAAACAACAAACTATTAATCCAAATGACAAAAATATTAACACTAGGTCTTTCCCCTCCTAATAGGATTACTAATTATAAATTCGTTTGTCATAATAATATTTTTCCATAATAGTTTTCAAATTTTTAAGAGCCCTATTATGAATTTGACACACTCTAGACTCTGATACTTTTAATATTTTTCCAATTTCTTTAAGAGTCATACACTTTATATAATAATAGTAAATAACTTTTTTATCTTTTTCTCTCAAGCTATCTATTGCTTGTCCTAAATATTCAACAACTTCTTTATCTTCAAGAGCACTCTCAGGGTTTGGACTATTTGTATCTTTTATTGTGTTTATAAGAGAAATATTATCATCATCCGAAAATATCATGTTCTCCAAAGACACTTTCGATACATAGTTAACATAATTTTCAATAGTACCTACCTCACCAACAGAAAGATCAAGGTAATTTGCTATATCCAAAACCCCGGGCTCTCTCATCAAAGTATTTCTAAGCACTTCTACTGCTTTGTTATACTTATTTAACTTGTCCGCAATTCCCTTAGATACAGGACTATTTTTTCTTATCTCATCAATCATAGCTCCCTTAATTCTAATAGAAGCATAAGTTGAAAATTTCATTCCCTTACTTTTGTCAAACTTACTAATTGCGTCCATTAATCCAATCATTCCATATCCTACTAAATCATCAAATTCCATATATTTTGATTTTCCCGTTATCACCTTAGATGCTATATACATAACAATAGGGATATAATTTTCAACAACTATATCATCATTATCTATCTTTTTAATGCTTGTACTCATTTCAGATTCATCATTGTAGTCATTTTGTTTTTTACTGTCCTCAACCTTAGTAACATCTGCTATCATAATAAATTTCCTCCTAAGTTCTCCAATCATTCCCCCATTTTGAAAATTTTTAGTCTAAAACATTAATAATAAAATCCAAAAAATTAGAATTCTTACTTCCATATTCGTTAATCGTATTTAAATAAATTTTTTCAGCTATTTTATAAAGCTCTATATTCAAAAATTTTTTATCTATCAAATCCAGTATTTTAAACTTTACACCACATTTTTTTGTGATAATATCTGTAAGATTTTCAAAATAATTTTTCCAATCTAAATCTTGCGTATAATCTATCAAAATAATCTGAACTTCTTGTCCACTTAATTTTCCATAACCAATTTTTTCAGTGATTCTATTTAAACTGTCCTCTGTATTATTTGCTAAAATCAAAATATTATCACTAATTTTTGAAATTTTAGAATAAACTTGTTCAAAGATGTCC is from Candidatus Arthromitus sp. SFB-rat-Yit and encodes:
- a CDS encoding flagellar hook-basal body complex protein, whose translation is MFYILNNSKSGMIAQQQKLDIISNNMVNINTHGYKKIDSSFSSLFHKDLNIKGVPVTELNSSIGNGVKLTGIGRNKSQGSLQPTGINTDIAIDGNGFFKITDGNGQVSYTRSGAMNVDTFGRITDKNGNLVEVSYFDGVDSMNTGLSAKNMIVDKNGLVSTSDGKWICKINLYDAVGNGDLISKGENSFVPSGENVIMFQVQSDFYQGHLEMSNVDVAQEMTEMILAQRAYQMATKGINTADEMWSMLNNIR
- a CDS encoding flagellar hook-basal body complex protein; amino-acid sequence: MIRGMYTAISGLVSLEAKQAVITNNLTNISTPGFKPDDLIISQFDKVMMANKDNGFSSFKNLGGMSIGSKIDSTRTKFDQGSLKQTDKFTDFALIGDGFFTVIQGGQEYYTRDGSFVLDEIGNLKTSTGASVMGVNLRNGNYEPINVGLATNISVDGYNNLIVDNQAYYRIRISDFQDKQTIEKVGNNLYKGDGVTEILTSKVRNNNIEVSEVDPAIEMVNLTNTLRSFESTMKILGYLDESLRISANDIGKV
- a CDS encoding sigma-70 family RNA polymerase sigma factor; the encoded protein is MIADVTKVEDSKKQNDYNDESEMSTSIKKIDNDDIVVENYIPIVMYIASKVITGKSKYMEFDDLVGYGMIGLMDAISKFDKSKGMKFSTYASIRIKGAMIDEIRKNSPVSKGIADKLNKYNKAVEVLRNTLMREPGVLDIANYLDLSVGEVGTIENYVNYVSKVSLENMIFSDDDNISLINTIKDTNSPNPESALEDKEVVEYLGQAIDSLREKDKKVIYYYYIKCMTLKEIGKILKVSESRVCQIHNRALKNLKTIMEKYYYDKRIYN
- a CDS encoding response regulator transcription factor, whose protein sequence is MYRLLIVEDDFRIAEAIKEKMKMWDLDLYVIEDFRMVLTDFKSYNPHIVLLDISLPFFDGYHWCREIRKISNIPIIFISSASDNMNIVMAMNMGADDFIAKPFDMNVLVAKVQAMLRRAYDFIQSVSVLEHRGAFLNMEDDTLTFNNNKIALTKNEYRILLCLMENKGKVVSREKIMERLWKTESFIDENTLTVNVNRLRKKLDSSGLENFITTRVGVGYIVE
- a CDS encoding cytochrome c biogenesis protein — translated: MQFKRFKIEVYIPYNFTDKIRELLNSTGVGKVGNYDNCVCVSEVKGVFRPLEGSNPYLGFENKLCEVLENKVEAICNKEDLKMVIEKIKNIHPYDEPLINIIPLIDFEEI
- a CDS encoding sensor histidine kinase, coding for MKLFLLYIKQHRKGILVWTLFCLFFIVSFILYRLPLKAVIYPSLICLIFGVVFICIGFLNKMRKHNQIIIMKKLTADMISYMPSIECIEDSDYQEVIESLKSEVSQLNASTSERYKNLMEYYTLWVHQIKIPITSMQLTLQNEDTLISRKLSSDLSQISQYVEMVLAFMKLESDYNDYVFRKHNVGDIIKHSIARFASEFIDRKIRIEYDAIERIIVTDEKWFSFVIDQLLSNALKYTRKGSIKIYIKGAILCIEDTGIGIAPEDLSRIFEKGYTGYNGRIYKKASGIGLYLCKRICNNLEIDIYVTSELYKGTIVHINLEQNNFKRD